In a genomic window of Nothobranchius furzeri strain GRZ-AD chromosome 14, NfurGRZ-RIMD1, whole genome shotgun sequence:
- the cyyr1 gene encoding cysteine and tyrosine-rich protein 1: MMENWSRWSTVGCKWLRNSLLLCLLSGGTEAHCEGCTEYCCDGSPPFCCSYYAYVGDVLSGTAISGIVFGVVFLMGAVAALFLCMCVCLKNRRGTRVGVFRTSYINTVTQGYPDSPPPYSYSYEMYPQPVHPPPYTPDIPPERSYSPPPPYPGHTLK; the protein is encoded by the exons ATGATGGAAAACTGGAGCAGATGGAGCACGGTTGGATGTAAATGGCTGAGAAACTCGCTGCTGCTATGTTTATTATCTG GTGGTACGGAGGCCCACTGTGAAGGTTGTACAGAGTACTGCTGTGATGGATCACCACCTTTCTGCTGCTCCTACTACGCCTATGTGGGGGATGTCCTCTC gggCACTGCTATCTCCGGTATCGTGTTCGGCGTGGTGTTTCTGATGGGAGCGGTGGCGGCCTTGttcctgtgcatgtgtgtgtgcttgaagaACAGGCGTGGCACTCGGGTCGGAGTGTTCCGGACCTCCTACATCAACACGGTGACCCAGGGCTATCCAG ATTCTCCTCCGCCATACAGTTACAGTTACGAGATGTACCCCCAGCCTGTGCACCCCCCACCCTACACCCCAGATATTCCTCCGGAGCGTAGCTACTCCCCACCTCCACCTTACCCAGGACACACCCTCAAGTGA